The candidate division WOR-3 bacterium nucleotide sequence CCCTGCCATTTGCTAACTGATAGAAGTGGCAAAGAATATGAACAGTATCCTCAGCCTCCTGATGGTATGTAATGACCATTGAGGGCCACCCAACATTTATCCACAGAAGAGAATAATAAAGGGTATCAATTGGTGACCACTCAGTAGAAGAGATTTTTCTGCGATAAAATAATGCTCCTCTGCCGTGTGAGGAAGTCCAGATTATTGAAGGCAAGCCGTTGTGGTCTAAGGCGATCGTCGGAGAGCCACCTTCACCAACAAGAAATGGTATAGTCCAATCTGTTCCACCATTTGAGGAACGACGATAAATCACCTTATCGTGATTGGTATAAGTTATGTGTAACTCTTGGGTACCTGGTTTTCGGGCAAGGTGGCGCTCGCCGTTGTAAGCAAGTGCCGATGGGTCATCAGTCCAGAGTGCATGCTCACCAATAAACTTGCCCCAAATTCGATAGTTCTCAAATTCAGGAACCCAGCCAGTGAAGGTTACCAAGGTAAGGTCTTCAGCTCCGTGACAGATTGCAGGTTCATATTGGAGTCCTGGTGAAGTGGATACCGAGAAAATTGGGCTCACCATGCCCGCTGAACTGACCTTAGCACCTATGAGGTCACCCGATGATACATCTTCCCAAACCACAACAAAATGAGAGCCGTTGAAAGATGCTTTTGGCCTAACCTGGTCACCGGGTTGCCTAATTATTGGTATACCATCAGGGTCAAGAACAACACCACCCGGGGATACTCTTGCGCCATAAATATCGGCGCCTGGTGCATTGCGATAATCTTGCCAAACAACAAAATAGTTTGTACCATCAAATGATACCGAGGGATACCTCGGCATATCGGGTTCCTTAATGGAAATTGGAATTCCTCCTGGATCTAAGATAACCCCAGTTTGACTTACACGCACTCCATAAATACCGCAATCTATTACGGGTGTAGGACGGAACTCTTGGAATACTATGAGAAAATTAGTGCCATCAAAAGAAAGCGATACATTCTCTTTATCCGTAGGTGCATCCAGAATAAAGTCAGTGAGCACCATACCCTCGGTGTTGACTAATGCACCTCTAATCCGGTCTCTATGTAGACCCAAATGCCATTCCTCTTCACACACTACAAGGTAGTTTTCTTGACCAAAAATGACCTTGGGCGCCTTTAGAGTGAATTCCGAAGAGAAAATGAGAATACCATTTGGGTCAAGTACCTGTCCAGTTCTGCTAACACGAGCTCCATAAATGGCAAAATTATTGTTCAGTGGACCCTCCCAAACCACGAGATAATTATTTCCATCAAATGCCACTGATGGATTTTTTTGTGCATAAGGATCACTTGAAATGGAAATTCCTTCAGGATCCAGAACTTCGCCTGTCAGGCCAATTCGGGCACCATAAATATCGGAGTAAGTGCCATTCCGAAAATCATGCCACACTACAAGAAAATTGGCGCCATCAAAACTAGCTGCAGAAGACCCTTGACCATAAATTTGAGTAGAGAGTAATTTCCCCTCGGGATCAAGTACAACTCCTGTCTGCGTCACGCGAGCACCATAAATATCAAAACCATCACCATTATACATACTCCGATTGTCATGCCATACTGTAAGGTAATTTGTGCCGTCAAAGGCAATCGCCGGATGACCTTGACCCCCTCTTTCAGCAGAGATAGCTATGCCTGCTGGGTCCAGAACCTGGCCGGATTGGTCTACGCGTGCACAATAAATGTCGGCATAGGTAGTGTATAAATCGCGAAAGTCGTGCCAGACTACTAAGTAATTGTTGCCATCAAAAGAGAGCACAGGATATGCTTGGTTATAGATTGCTTGAGAAATCGCAATACCATTGGGGTCCAAAACAGAACCAGATGGAGTGATACGGGCACCGTAAATATCAAAATCAACGGTATTTCGGCTATCAAACCAAGCCACAAGATAGTTAAACCCACCGAAAGTGATCCTATGGCAACTTTGAAGCGCATCCGTTGTAGAGATTGGGATCCCATCGGGGTCCAAAACTAAACCAGCCTGGTTCACCCTGGAGCCATAAATATCACCATTACCGTTACGCCAATCTTCCCATACTACAAGAAAGTTAATGCCATCATAGGCGACCGCAGGTGCTCCTTGATTTCTATCGGCAGTCGATATTGCGATGCCATCTGGATCAAGGACAATACCTGATGGATTTACTCTCGCTCCATATATATCATAGTTTCCATTCCGATAGTCGTGCCAAACAACCATGTAATTTGTGCCACCAAAAGCAATTCTTGGATATGACTGCATGTATGGTGCAGGACAAATCAGGATACCGTCGGGGTCTAATACAGCACCATCTTGACTTACTCTTGCACCAATGATATCATAAAAATCAGGTTGAGTTCGCCTATCATGCCACACTACAAAATAATTAGTTCCGTCAAACCCGATACCGGTGAAAGGTGGTTCATCCCATCCAATTAGCAATGTAGTTGATGAAATCAAAATCCCAGATGAATCAAGTAAAACGCCCTCTGGTGAGCACCTTGCACAGTAAATGTCCCAAAGTTCAGATGCAGGGTCTCGGCCGTCAGCCCATACTACCAAATAATTTGTGCCATCAAATGCAATAGAAAGATATCCCTGGTGACCTTGAGCATTTACAAAAACTCGGTTTGTGTCGATTAAGAATTCTTCAACTGAGCGTAATAGAACATCAGGCTTATCTTTTTTATTCTTATTATTCTCAACAACGCGTGCGAATTTAGCTTGGATAAGACCAAATGAGTAAATGTCTTCTTCTGCAGCACCATAAGATAATGGGATGTCCGGGGGATATTCTTTGGACAACCCTATTCCTCTCATCCTATCAAGACCTTTCCCAACCGAAAGTCCATATTGAGAGAGGTCAGAGGATAGGGTATATGAACCTTGAGCAAAGAGAATACTCAATAGTCCGATAGATAGATAGATAGATAGCGCGTAGCATCTTTACCTCCTTTTTTGTTTTGACCCAATTTCTTTTTCTATTCTTTTGAGTGTCGGGTCAAGCACTTAAAAGGATTTTGTTTCTGCTCCTTCCCATCACCTCCTTTCACCCTCACCTTTATCCTTTTCCTTCAAGGGAGAGGACTTCATTTATAATTCTAATTTAAGTATAATCACTTTTTGAGAATTGTCAAGGGGCAATCACACTGAGTCCTCTCTATTTTTTATATCTTTATGAAGGAACGATAAAACTCATGGGCAGGATTTGTAAGGGTAATCAATAATTTAGCGTTGGATACTTTTGTAGGGCAAGGCTTTCGCCTTGCATAAATAAAAAATGCCAACCCGAGGGAATAACCGGTAAAATGGTAGGCGCAGGCTTTAGCCTGCGGATAAATGTTTTTAAATCACCGGGTATTTCGCACCCTGAAGGTGCGGTTACCTCTAATAATCCAGCGCGCATAAAATTAATTTGACAAAAAGCGGAGAGGACTCAGGCAATCACACAATTTTTTAATTAACGAAACTAATAGCCAGGCAAGACTGACCACTACAAATATAAAATTCTTACTAAATTAACTCCAGAAAATTCATAGTTTGATGACATAGTCGCCAATATGCTCATTGGGTATAGTCTTATGGTCAATTACCTAAATCGTGAAAAATCTTCGTAACTCTTTCAATTTATCATCGTCAGTATATCTGATGGAGGTCGGAATGAAACAAGCAATTTTTAATAGATTTTCATTTCCTTTTTTGCTCTTTTTAATGATGAGCACAGTTTTAATCTCCTGTGCTGGAGCCAATAAGGAAAAGGTTGATGCCTCAATGATTGGTAAAGAGGTCATCTGTCCTGTCACTGGTGAAAAGTTTAAGATCACCCAGCATACAAGGTTCGTTGATTATCAGGGAAAAAGATACTATTTCTGCTGTCCGGGGTGTGACAAGCAGTTTCTCAAGGACCCCGAAAAATATATCAACCAGATGCATGAAACGGGGAATAAAGATGTAGACTCGGTAAACGGTAAACGTTCAACGGATAACGAGATTTCTTATTACACCTGCTCAATGCATCCACAGGTGAAACAAGATAAACCCGGCAAATGTCCAATCTGTGGTATGGAACTCATTCCCGTCTATAAAGGGAGTGAAAATCGTATCACAATAAGTGAAGAGAAGATTGCGGTATTAAAGATTAAGAGTGCACCAGTGGAAAGAAAGGCATTGATCAAGAAAGTTGAGATTCCAGCAAAGGTTGTAAAAGATGAAGAACTCTATATCATTCAACAGGAATTGCTTACAGCAAAGACAAGTAGCGAACTTCTAAACTCAGTGATTCTGAAATTGAGGTTGATGGGTTTTTCTAATAATGCGATAAAAATGATGATTGAAGAAAAATCTATTGATGAATCGTTTATTCTCCCCAGTCAACATCGTGCCTGGCTCATTGCCGATGTATATGAGCAGGATATTGCTTTAATAAAGACAGGGCAGAAGGCAAAGATAAAATTCTCCGCGTATCCAGAGAAAGAATTTTCTGGAATT carries:
- a CDS encoding FlgD immunoglobulin-like domain containing protein, which gives rise to MSKEYPPDIPLSYGAAEEDIYSFGLIQAKFARVVENNKNKKDKPDVLLRSVEEFLIDTNRVFVNAQGHQGYLSIAFDGTNYLVVWADGRDPASELWDIYCARCSPEGVLLDSSGILISSTTLLIGWDEPPFTGIGFDGTNYFVVWHDRRTQPDFYDIIGARVSQDGAVLDPDGILICPAPYMQSYPRIAFGGTNYMVVWHDYRNGNYDIYGARVNPSGIVLDPDGIAISTADRNQGAPAVAYDGINFLVVWEDWRNGNGDIYGSRVNQAGLVLDPDGIPISTTDALQSCHRITFGGFNYLVAWFDSRNTVDFDIYGARITPSGSVLDPNGIAISQAIYNQAYPVLSFDGNNYLVVWHDFRDLYTTYADIYCARVDQSGQVLDPAGIAISAERGGQGHPAIAFDGTNYLTVWHDNRSMYNGDGFDIYGARVTQTGVVLDPEGKLLSTQIYGQGSSAASFDGANFLVVWHDFRNGTYSDIYGARIGLTGEVLDPEGISISSDPYAQKNPSVAFDGNNYLVVWEGPLNNNFAIYGARVSRTGQVLDPNGILIFSSEFTLKAPKVIFGQENYLVVCEEEWHLGLHRDRIRGALVNTEGMVLTDFILDAPTDKENVSLSFDGTNFLIVFQEFRPTPVIDCGIYGVRVSQTGVILDPGGIPISIKEPDMPRYPSVSFDGTNYFVVWQDYRNAPGADIYGARVSPGGVVLDPDGIPIIRQPGDQVRPKASFNGSHFVVVWEDVSSGDLIGAKVSSAGMVSPIFSVSTSPGLQYEPAICHGAEDLTLVTFTGWVPEFENYRIWGKFIGEHALWTDDPSALAYNGERHLARKPGTQELHITYTNHDKVIYRRSSNGGTDWTIPFLVGEGGSPTIALDHNGLPSIIWTSSHGRGALFYRRKISSTEWSPIDTLYYSLLWINVGWPSMVITYHQEAEDTVHILCHFYQLANGRGSGIGELKFPISNPDAITISEIEGWWGPMATGPWHDFPSITRCEIDNSLHAVWQRADTICYATRQIGQTWQNWGWQFDLEGLQSAHPFIETYGDSVFVLWQHQENGPEAFEVYRAGTYMPTLPPRFSWFNLSQSPNTKSLYPVNATGMFNVYVDEIVPPPDSRFEIFCRYPGGFLNISQTLTKSLYPHVSARVTGGWLYLYTAWLEGDDSPYEIGYKRLQFPTPQYIPAFLTSPNGIETPSSYLIQRDSFISTWQIPVDVGYGTITYQFPLEPGYRYKIKAIIYHESSGEWREWIKIDNKLKHLIKYNAYEPETLECWIPPAFYQDGWIEVVFDQITGLFATCGPIFVYRYEYEESEKLAGHSGGGKMSQDNQSLCKSSFVNAPNPFTEKTEIRYEIPDNSQRISLKIYDITGRLVKRFDYPTIQPSSQITWTGDDENGRPVSQGIYFLRIENLDTGESAVHKILRLK
- a CDS encoding efflux RND transporter periplasmic adaptor subunit, which produces MKQAIFNRFSFPFLLFLMMSTVLISCAGANKEKVDASMIGKEVICPVTGEKFKITQHTRFVDYQGKRYYFCCPGCDKQFLKDPEKYINQMHETGNKDVDSVNGKRSTDNEISYYTCSMHPQVKQDKPGKCPICGMELIPVYKGSENRITISEEKIAVLKIKSAPVERKALIKKVEIPAKVVKDEELYIIQQELLTAKTSSELLNSVILKLRLMGFSNNAIKMMIEEKSIDESFILPSQHRAWLIADVYEQDIALIKTGQKAKIKFSAYPEKEFSGIIVAIEPRVNPETRRAKARILLNHPMVNLYTDMYGNVIIESSSGKSLAIPYSSIIDTGRRKMVYVEVKPGIYELRSIKTGIETDEYVQVVDGLSENEKVVVDGNFLLDSQTTLAGGQSLLYGSAEEVKEMPSEQPQHRH